The nucleotide window TCCTTGTCTGGCTCAATAACCAGAATCCTGCCCTTGACCAGTTTTCCGAGCTGTTGACCGACCGTGCGCTGATGAGCGAACAGGCCTACCGGAGGTTGATCGTGACCATGCAGAGTTCAATGAAAGCCATGGGGCCGGTAGGCACTGGCAATATGGACCTTGCTGAACTGCTCACCCAGCCGATACGGCATTCTCCGGCCTCTATCCTTGAACAGCTCCGCTATATAAGGCTCAACTGGAGCGAGCTTCTTGGAGACTCCCCCTTCTGGGAGTTGCTTGACGGTGCCATAGATTTTATCGAGGATGAGGACAAGTACCTCTTTTTTGAACAGATAGCCAAAGAGCGTGAAGCAGGAAGAGAGGAGTACTCGTTTGAAAAAGAGGCACACATTCCAAGCTACAGCTCTCTTGATGATGCACCGGCAAATTATTCCGCTGACTCATCCTGGATGCCGGAGGTGGTGATGCTTGCAAAAAGCACCTATGTCTGGCTCGACCAGCTCAGCAAAATCTACCGCCAGCCGATCTCGCGCCTTCAGGATATTCCGGATGCCGAACTTGATGCGATGGCTGACAGAGGATTTACCGCACTCTGGCTTATCGGCCTCTGGCAGCGAAGCCATGCTTCACAGAAAATCAAGCAGCTGCATGGCAACCCGGAAGCGAAAGCATCAGCCTATGCTCTTGAAAAATATGATATTTCCGACGATATCGGTGGCTATGAAGGGTATCTGAATCTCCGGAACAGAGCCCGCAGCCGCGGCATTCGTCTGGCCAGCGACATGGTTCCCAATCATACGGGAATGGATTCCGAACTGGTGCGCAACTCGCCGGACTGGTTTCTTTCGGCCGATACACCTCCCTACTACAACTACTCCTACAACGGGCCTAACCTGAGCAGCGACTCCCGTTACGGCATCTACCTTGAAGATGGCTACTGGAACCGAACCGATGCAGCTGTAACCTTCAAGCGTGTTGATTATCTGAGCGGCGATACCCGATATATTTACCACGGCAATGACGGTACCAATATGCCATGGAATGATACTGCCCAGCTTAACTTTCTCAGCCCGGAGGTTCGTGAAGGTGTCATTCAGCAGATCCTCCACGTGGCAAGGATGTTTCCCATCATCCGTTTTGATGCAGCCATGGTGCTGGCAAAACGGCACATCCAGCGTCTCTGGTTTCCCCTTCACGGTCACAGTGCCGGTGTTCCATCGCGCTCCTCCAACTCCATGAGCATGGCTGAGTTTGATGCCGCCATACCCGAAGAGTTCTGGCGCGAAGTAGTTGACCGCATCCAGCGTGAAGTACCCGACACCCTTCTGCTTGCAGAGGCGTTCTGGATGCTTGAAGGCTATTTTGTCCGTACGCTCGGCATGCACCGGGTCTATAACAGCGCCTTCATGCACATGCTGAAAAAGGAGGATAATGCCAGTTACCGTTATCTGATCAAGAATACGCTCGAGTTTGACGCAGAGATCCTCAAGCGGTATGTCAACTTCATGAATAATCCTGACGAAGATACCGCAATTGCGCAGTTCGGCCGGGGTGATAAATATTTCGGAGTATGCGTCATGATGCTGACCATGCCCGGTCTGCCCATGTTCGGTCACGGTCAGGTAGAGGGTTTTACCGAAAAATACGGGATGGAGTACGCCAGGGCCTATTATGATGAACAGCCGGATGAAAACCTTGTCAGCCGTCACTACAGGGAGATATTTCCCATCATGAAAAAGCGTCCGCTTTTTGCCGAGGTGCGAAACTTTTTCCTTTATGATGTCTACTCGCCTGAAGGAGCGGTCAATGAAAATATTTTTGCCTATTCCAATCGCCTTGGCAGTGAAAAAGCGCTGGTGATATTCAACAACTGCTTTGAACAGGCTACAGGGTGGGTCAACAGATCGGTCGGCTACCGCCAGCATGATGAGATCCGCCAAAGCTCACTTGCAGAAGGGCTTGCCCTCAGTTTGGAGGATGGCACCTTTGTGATTTTCAGGGATCATGCCAGTAGCATGGAGTTCATCCGTTCAAACAGGGAGATTGCCGAGCAGGGCCTTCTGGTTGCACTGAGCGGATACAAATACAATGTATTCGTCGACTTCAGGGAGGTCCGTTCGTCAAAACTGATGCCCTACGACAGAGTGGCGCTTGAACTGAACGGAGCGGGAGTGGAATCAATTGATCGTGCGGCACTCACCATGAGCCTCACTCCTCTGCACAGGATCATAACAGCAGATCTTGCCGATGAACAGTTTATCCCCCGGAACGAAGCACAACTCTCTGAGGAGACGATTGCGGTGTTTGAAAAAAACCTCACAGCACTGCTTACAACCGTTTCGGTACAGTTCAGCGAGCTGATGGAAATACCCGTCATCGCCGATCCCGGAGTGCTTGCTGCAAAAGCAACCGCTCTCTACCGCAAAGCACTGGACCTTGCAACCCGGTTACCGCAGCAGGCAGAGTCGAGGAAAATCCGGACAGCACTTGCCCTGATTGAAGAGCATGCATCAGGATACTACACGGTAATCCGTCACTGGATTCTGCTCAATGCTCTGCAGGAGATGCTGCAATCGGCCGGAGTATTGCGGGCGAACATTATCGACGACCTCCTGATAAGCGATGCCCTTGCTGCACTCTATCCTGAAAAAGGAGTTATCGGGATTCCCGGTAATAACCTGCCCGACCTGCTCTGCTGCCTGCTCACACCGCTGCCCGAGCTTGACCTGCAAGATCCTGAGGCATGCTTCTTTATCATGCTGAAAAAACTTGCCTCAACTGACAACAGCCATTTTGGCCGGATGCTCCAGTTTGACGAGCGGCATGGAAAGCAGTGGTTCCGTGAACACCGCTTCAGTGTGCTCACCGCATGGTTCGCTCTGCTGACACTGCTGCAGGAACCGGATCTCCCGGCTGAAGCAGCACGGGAAGAGCTTGTCGCCGGTTCGATTACCGTGTGGGTAGAAGCAGAAGAGCGTCTTGAGATGCAGGCCTTCCTTGCAGGATATGAGATGGGGGAACTGCTGCGGGAGAACCCCTGAGCATTGAGCCTCTCTCCCTCACACGCTTCTCGATAGATAGT belongs to Candidatus Chlorobium masyuteum and includes:
- a CDS encoding alpha-amylase family glycosyl hydrolase, which gives rise to MTIKQNPPLFQNKEHFYVNRNARELFHLIDPEFLSLPAGGRESFIKAEKQAAIINDFLKKKSGDGLKPVLPAQLHGMKLLHELFHYVMTRAMAARQPDLLEKVYNNLEAELSKTQSEEYLTRFVSAFPTREIYSAFETPSEWLNRPGNKAGVLEESFLVWLNNQNPALDQFSELLTDRALMSEQAYRRLIVTMQSSMKAMGPVGTGNMDLAELLTQPIRHSPASILEQLRYIRLNWSELLGDSPFWELLDGAIDFIEDEDKYLFFEQIAKEREAGREEYSFEKEAHIPSYSSLDDAPANYSADSSWMPEVVMLAKSTYVWLDQLSKIYRQPISRLQDIPDAELDAMADRGFTALWLIGLWQRSHASQKIKQLHGNPEAKASAYALEKYDISDDIGGYEGYLNLRNRARSRGIRLASDMVPNHTGMDSELVRNSPDWFLSADTPPYYNYSYNGPNLSSDSRYGIYLEDGYWNRTDAAVTFKRVDYLSGDTRYIYHGNDGTNMPWNDTAQLNFLSPEVREGVIQQILHVARMFPIIRFDAAMVLAKRHIQRLWFPLHGHSAGVPSRSSNSMSMAEFDAAIPEEFWREVVDRIQREVPDTLLLAEAFWMLEGYFVRTLGMHRVYNSAFMHMLKKEDNASYRYLIKNTLEFDAEILKRYVNFMNNPDEDTAIAQFGRGDKYFGVCVMMLTMPGLPMFGHGQVEGFTEKYGMEYARAYYDEQPDENLVSRHYREIFPIMKKRPLFAEVRNFFLYDVYSPEGAVNENIFAYSNRLGSEKALVIFNNCFEQATGWVNRSVGYRQHDEIRQSSLAEGLALSLEDGTFVIFRDHASSMEFIRSNREIAEQGLLVALSGYKYNVFVDFREVRSSKLMPYDRVALELNGAGVESIDRAALTMSLTPLHRIITADLADEQFIPRNEAQLSEETIAVFEKNLTALLTTVSVQFSELMEIPVIADPGVLAAKATALYRKALDLATRLPQQAESRKIRTALALIEEHASGYYTVIRHWILLNALQEMLQSAGVLRANIIDDLLISDALAALYPEKGVIGIPGNNLPDLLCCLLTPLPELDLQDPEACFFIMLKKLASTDNSHFGRMLQFDERHGKQWFREHRFSVLTAWFALLTLLQEPDLPAEAAREELVAGSITVWVEAEERLEMQAFLAGYEMGELLRENP